Sequence from the Chanodichthys erythropterus isolate Z2021 chromosome 12, ASM2448905v1, whole genome shotgun sequence genome:
aatctgtgatatatttgaaattaattacaaatagaATGCACTTAAGCggctgaaaacattacatttaattcacacttaagtgtattgataactgatattaaaatatattttagttcacattAATTGCTTGTTAGTACATTGGGCAGTGCACTTCaactatattttaaaggtaCTAGAAGCAATTATGAAGGTTGTCATAAAGTTGTATTAAAGTACCACTTAAGTTGttcaaaaaaatcactcaaaagttcaacttattgcatttaatatgaacttaatCTGTGATATATTTGAAATTGATTACAAATAGATTGCACTTAAGCGatgaaaatattacatttaattcacacttaaatgtgttcttttaaagtatattatttttgcaataagtacactttataaaagtatactaaagtgcacttttttttcacaagggtactaaaagtgaacttatactagtatactagtagtttactattttaatactagtagtagctacatttttagtatccgaaagtacactttgaaatatactctcagtaaactgctagtttagtgcaagtatacttttaagttttctgtaagtgaacatgacatcacacttatagtttactttttatatattatttttgcactttaagcaTACTTCTATGTTCctacacagcaaaaactgcagtgttaaattaactctccAGAGAGTACATGTGAGAACATACTCcagagtgttaaagttaatgagataattaagtgattaacagtgatgattgagcattattgaagacacctgatgataacaagcagaatcaccaaaggagaaaatcacaatttttaagccaccatcgtggagatgagggtttgctttagttgggctcttgacccttgactttttaaaataaaaatttgtttgggttgttttaactgagttataacagaAGCATTAATCACGTGACACAGCAATGAAAGATGTCCAGTAGGGGGCGACAGACAAAAGAAGAGAGAAACCTCATGAAAGTCACCTGTGACAGTAAGAGTCACTCCTGGAGTACCAATCCAGTTTCCATCAGGTTTATTAGTGGTGAATCTGAAACAGTACTTCTGTGAATCctttcacagaaaaaaacaaaacaaaaaaaaaaaacaaaagaacaaagGAGAACAAAGAGTTTCTCTTTTTGAGTGCAAAAACATCAACTAACCTTCACAAAATGTCTGAAATATCCAGCAGAACATCTCAATCCTGTTCTCTAAACGTCTTCATAGtgaatgtatttaaattaactTAAAGAAAAAGatcattatttttctttaattagGTTTAGTTCAGTGATGTTGTTCTCTTGTAGAGGGAGGGACACTGATATTTCCAGCACTGGTCATTAATAAACAGTGTTAACCACAGAAAGTTCTTCAATGTAAAGCTAAAGTGCATGAGTTAAAACAGTCAGTCATTTGGTTGCTGTTGATCTGATGAGCTTCAACACGGTAAGACAAACACATTCATACTTCAATAAAAACTGATGATTATTTCTATAGATGAAGCTCATATAACACATGATTCCTGACATGAGAAATATCTTCTGTACATCTAATGATCAGTTCATTTACACACACTGATGTTGAGCATTAATAATCTTCAGATGAGCAAAGATCTTACTAACACTAAGAGCTGTTTAGAGTGATGAACAGACACTGTTTATGAGTATATGAGTGATGATTTACGCTGTATTATAGATATATTTGATGCTGATGTTGGTCAGAATGGCTCCTGCTCTTCCTCTGATCTTTCTGCTCATGATTCACAGTGAGTCTCTCTTTCATTTCAACTTCTGAGGCACTGTGTAATTTAGATATAAAGAGTCTTTCATTTTGTTCTGAAGTTTGTGGCCTGTTTGGATCATATAATTATGATTAATGAGCAGTTTTCTGTGCTATATTGATGTATTTCCTTTTGAAACCGGAAGTTCGGTGAGGTGTGTCAATGGGCTTGTCCATTTTATAAATGTCCAATAGTTTTTCGTTATATCAGTCTTAAACATGAATTAGTAATTTTGTACTGTCTAGTCAGTGTCAGGTGGTTTAGGGGAGGGACTTTCTCACTCAtcagagcatttgattggacacaCATCAGTGTATCATCAGAtcatcatttttgttttctCAGAAGATCGTGTGGAGATATTGTAGCGGTTTATGTGTCAAAGGACTTTGTTTGCATAGAAGATCTCAGAGCTGACTGACATGCATAAAACATAGGcataaaagtaacattttaaaaattcacattttaatAAGATTTTAAATGCATGACAAGATAAAAAAACAATTTGAACAACTGTGTCACTCAGACAAAaagagacatcaagaatcagcatatgaatctcaacaatagTGACAATCAAAAGCTTCAtgccgcaatgcatgctgggagccaccATAGTATACAACTCAttactcccagcatgcattgcggcatgaagcttttgattgtcaccattgttgagattcatatgctgattcttgatgtctgtgtgtgtcaaaTGTTTTTAGAAATTTGCACTTTACAAGTCAAGATTCAGAATGTCTGATCTGTTGCAAGAAAGTATTTTTGGTGAATATAacctattaaaaacaaatacacacTTTTGCTCAGGAAAACAGTTAGTAAATGACTTTGCTTTATGATGATGAAAACTAtatcacctgatcatctttgtTTCTGGTTTCTTTGCAACAAATGATGTGTTTTGGTAAACACTGTTACAAAGACCACAAACTTACATGAAAAgccaagagtcaaactgcccaactaaaggaaacactgatcaccaaaatggtgaacaaacattttcaataaaacatcaacatctaaacctgttaattctcaaaaagaacttctgctgagatcttgagatatttattgtcttcttttatcttcagttgatttcaagCTGTGTGGctttaagtcagttgtagttgtgtttcattttctgaaagaGAATGATGTTGAACCAACATCACATTGTAACATTGATTCAATGCCATTTCCATTgatattttgttgaaatttcTGGGACAGTAAGGTTACAGATTTATCTCATTGTGACCACATCACGAGTATCCTGGGAACTCATGCTGAGATCACTGTGAGATCAAATTGTTGACAGGGATGTTATAAACATGACATTCATTATGTGAATgtaaactgggtgagcgagtctgagtcctgaacattatcaggaagctTATTCCAGagagtttaggagccaaatgtgaaaacgctctccctcctttagtggacttagatatcctaggaACAACCAGAAGCTCAGagtttgtgatcttaaagagcgtgaaggattgtagggcgatagaagaaCGGTTAAATACACATGAGCTAAACCGTTTAgggccttataggtcattagcaatactttataattgaTACAGAacaggtaaccagtgtagagatgataacaTTGGTGTTATCCCTGCAAAAAAGCCCGCACTGGACTCCACTTAGGACTGTCAGCGCAGGACCCCTGAGAATTTGCTCATTGGCAAAACGTTGGCCCTTTAGCGGTGGCCCTGCATGAGCAGCCCTCACTTAACCTCCAGGAAGCCTTACtgctgttttattgaaaataatgaaGTTTGAAGTCACTGTTATGGAGGTAAGagcttgctttagttgggctgggtttatttggttaaaaattatccaaagcCAATTTTTGCCAgacagtgttcaaaactatctacttatcttagctcgattcacaatggtaagcctgtaataatgttttgtaataAATTGATACTGGTGGATTTCTgcaggaaattcaagcatgcagctGTTTGTCTTTGCGTCTTTACATcacgtctgtaaacagaaagaaaggagtcccagctagacTATGCATATAGGATGCTGCTGATagcagatcatttatagccttttctcacagcagctccaataattaaacttatcattttgatggtggattataatccagaaaggtcaaaatgacaactggagattcacccgtagtcaaaagcaaaagacttgcAGAGTGGATGCAGacattgaaatctacaggtaatgtTAATTCACACTAAATGCAcagtcatgcaatgctgatgttagcattaacaatttgagaacaaagtatagcagtaataataatttgcacggtttggcatgatccgagctaagcgatcgttaaatttaatcaccattggcagcacgatttattgtaggcctaatgctcaGTTGGTCAggacaaaagtggcagaaatgttacttacttgttcagatgacattttccgctGAAAAATCCtactttggtcatacttcaagTCTACtgtctgtgattctgaagtacaggaTCCACACAGATTAGATTCATCTgcactgaggagccgtgccaatgcacaaccaaaataaagataataattccacatatgactgcaattgcagatttcaaacagagatggcgacaaagaggcaaaacttacggacaACAGCTTTAATGTTTCTCTGGTTGCTGTAACTGTGTGTTTCTGAAGCACATTTGTTATAACTTATaacaaaagttttgaaaaaaaacacatgatCTTCATGATCTTCTttgctaatatatatatatatatatatatatatatatatatatatatatatatatatatatatatatatatatatatatatatatatatattacggTTTTGTAAGTTGATAGTGTGcgggattctttttttttttttttttttctgaatttttacTTCACTGGTCTTCTATCCAACGCACATATCCATTACCTACAGGTGTGCGACACTAATTGATAATTTATAGCAAAAGTTCaaaatcaaaaaaatattcagatcaactctgaacatcataaaacaagctactaaagtcacaaaaaacaaaacaaaacaaaacaaactaaaaacattaaaggacagaaaaacataaagcaggACATAATttcatacagtgttattttaaggcTACTAtaatgtcaataaaacagcGCTAAGGCTGTTTTCATGGTCCATTGTAACTGATAAAACAACGTTTATCTTGATGAATTCTGTGTTTCAGGGGTTTCTAGTGCTGATTGGGGTGTGAGTTACAGTCCTTCACACATCTGTGCACTAAAGAACTCATCAgtgataatgaactgcacttatacatacCCTACTGGACATCAGATCAAGAAAGCGTTCTGGACCAAAGACTTTATAAGGGGTGTAGAGCCTCCAGATCTGTTGAATGACACTGAATACAGTCAGAGGCTTCAGTATCTGGGAGATAAACAGCAGAACTGCACCATCAGACtgagtcatgtgacactgaatgatTCACACATGTACTATTTCAGAATCATCACTGATATAGACAAATGGATTGGTGATCCAGGAGTGACTCTTACTGTCACAGGTGACTTTCATGAGgtttctctcttcttctgtgcattatgttgaataataatcagtgtatgacagcagcactagatataatgtgtgtgttgtgttcagatctTCAGGTGGAGTCTCCTGAGAGAGTGacagagggagattcagtccgtCTGACATGTAAAAGCAGCTGCACTCTGACTGACAGAGCAACATTCATCTGGTACAGAAACTCACAGCCATTAACTGAGAGAAGAGACAGAAACAATGAACTCCTGCTGCAGTCAGTCAGAAGAGAGGATGCAGGCAGATATAGCTGTGCTGTACACGGACACAATCACATCTCTCCTGCTGTTCAGATCAATGTCATGTGTGAGTACAGAttcatttgttctttttatgtATTGAGTTTATGTTTGGAAATACACTTTCATTTGTCTGTTTTAGATCCTCCCAGGAGCGTCTCAGTGTTGATAAACGGATCTGGTGAAATAGtgtcaggagattcagtgactctgatctgcagcagtgattcaaaccctcctgctCTGAACTTCAGCTGGTTTAAAGGAGGAACGTTTGTAGGATCTGGAAGAATCTTCAGCATCTCAAAGATCAGCTCTGATGACAGTGGAGAATACAAGTGCAGATCCATCAATGAACATGGAGAGAAATACTCTGATAATGTGACTTTAAACGTCATGTGTGAGTTAATGATGATTCAAATTAATGGACTAACAATCACAAAACATTAATATGCACTTTCTTTTGTCTATTTTAGACCCACCCAGGAATGTCTCAGTGTCCATCATTCAGTCTGGTCAGATTTGGGcaggagattcagtgactctgatctgcagcagtgattcaaaccctcctgctCTGAACTTCAGCTGGTTTAAGGAGAATGAAAGCTCAGCTGTTGGAtctggacagagtttcagtgcACTACAGAGTGGACGCTTCTACTGTCAGGCTCACAATCAACATGGATCTCAGAGATCAGACGCTGTAACTGTCACAGGTGAAGCTTTTATTAACACACTCCTGTATCTTCACATCATTCATCAGTTTGGAGAGTTAATCATGATGATCTTCCTCTTTCAGTTCATCATGGTGATGGTAGGAATGTGATTGTGATCGCAGCGACATCTGGAGGATtattcttcatcatcatcatcatcatcatcatcctgttTATAATGTgagcttgataaaaaaaaaaaaacattttggtttgatgtggatatttttaatgtaatatatttgtCCATATGCTGCTCATGTCTGTCATTATAACAGAAAGAAACGAAGGAGTGATGAAACTGAAGATCTCGCAGTGAAACAGGTAAATCATTCAGACACACGACTTTACAGAAGCAGAAAATCAATCGATCAGCTGTTATCTGTGTTTCAGACTGTAACTGAACAGACTGATGGGAAACTAACATTATCAAAGTTTTTATTAACACAATCCAGAAACAAATGTTCATGAACtaatatttctctttctttagaCCAGTGATTCTCAAACTGGCAGTGTGAATGTTTCACTTAAAACACTTCTTCTGTCCTTTTCTTCTCCTACAATCAAGTGTGAATCagtgaaatatttcaaaaaatattgTTCTGATGTGGCGCCTGATCTGAAAAGTTTGAGACCAACTGCTCTAGACTTCAGATCAAActgatttacattttttaaattaataattacttATTTTCTTGCATCACAGAGAGCTTCAGTCCATGACGAGCCTCTTTCTGAACCGGATTCAGCCAATGACTCTCTGTATGCCAGTGCGAAACCAAAGAGATTCAGAGGAAAAACTCCTGAATCCAGAGATACTGAGGAGATCCAGTACGCAACTGTCCAACATCACAGAAAGAAAGAGACGAAGAGTGAAGAGGAGAATGAAAACCAGTATGACAATATAAGAGTTCATCAGCCTGATGCTGCCGTGAGGTGAGAAACAAACAACTTCATATCGCCTGTAACagtgtttctttttcttttttctgtttttaggcAATCAGCTGTTGAAACTGTGGAAGACGCATCAGTGATCTACAGCAGCGTCAAATGAGAGACAGACCGTCATAAAGCCTGTGTTCAGACATCAATCTGGACTGCTGGGAAATTGAGGATTGGATAGTTGTGCAATAATTTACCCATCTGTTCCAACCACAATCAATACACACAGGTTCAACACCCACAATAAGACGCATTTGTTCTCTTTGACTCTTTGTCTGTTTCTTCTgtatttaatgtgtgtgtgtgttaatggtTTCTTTTTAAGTttgaatataatattttaatgtagaCTTTGGTGTATTATATGTTTTGGTCTATATTATTTGTTATATGTCAGTATTTTTGGTCTTCAGTTTTGGGCATTAACTTAGAAATCaaaaatatacttcagagagagaaaaaatcaCAATCTTATCAATGTTGTTTACGTCATGACACTCTCATCTGAAGTTAAGCCAAAGAATGTCAGTTATGCATTTATGGAAATTAGAATATGCAGTTTATAACTCTTTGCAtaacaatattacatttattaaataataaaggattttttttacataacaCAAGCCAAAGAAAACAATCCAGTTATATCTGTACTGCttatcaatattgaaatgcataaagttttttttttttttttttttaaatgtattatgttgtattttgtattttatgaaGAGTTTCCTCTTCATGTTTTACCTTGTATGTTTTTTATAACTAAGGCCAATGCTTCAATAAACCTGATTATTAACCTCATGCAGTAATGTCTCTGTGTCTGCTGGTTACACAGGTAGGACCTCTAGTGGTTGATGACAAACCGATCTTTCAAATAATGTGCAAAAAGTTTAAAAGCGGAAAGGGAAATGGTACTGTCCCTTAAAACTGAGTGgtaataaaatgattttaaaaaaataaataaaaaaataggtcCTCTCACTTATGTTTCTGGTATCAAATCCATCTGATGAAAGGAAATGTGTTTTagatcaaaataaaacacagcAGAAGAAATTGTTCACTGTTCCACACAAAATAGTCCCGTTGAGGTTCAAAAATGCATCTTAACTTTACAACGAATGTAATATTTGATAAACTTCTAAGTAGTGCTGagttatttgcttttaaaatgtaaaaaaaaaaaaaaagtttccataATTTATGAAATACTTTTTTGTACTATGTACTGCAAAGTGTCAAAAGCATCATACAGCTCAGAGAGTGATGTGCCATATGTCATTTGAAAAGTCTCACGGAGTAAAATAGCCTGTATATTTTGGGCTTTGACTAAACTTGAGTGAGTTTTTGTACATTAAACCTTGCAAGATATTGTAAATGTGGCACAAAGAGGGCACTCTCGCATCCAGATATATACAAAGTAGCGACTACGCCACCCCAACCTTAATCAGCCGGGGAAATATCAACTAAGGGCACACAAGTTTCTTCCCACAATCACCAAACAATGAGACGTGGATATgtacaaaaaaacactttattgaattataataaatagctttaaaaatgaATCACAGGATCATATAGTAATACGAAACCACTCCAGAATGCTAATATTTATGTAGAGAACAAATGGATCACCACAAtgtgaacgcgcatttaaaatcattcttgtcagttattggctggagcatgtttattatgttttgtggtccaggctgcaccagtttgtttttgctgccttttttggagcttgtggcgactacagagaccgcgtttattacagtgtgttcaggggacagacagctagcggatagtgaggagatgtttgctgtatgtgacaaaaaatgttttggcctaaaaacgcgtgacatcacttagagcacctgtAATTGCGGGTGCAAAAGTGATATTGATTCAATGCGGTTAACGATGacacattaacattgatttaacattatttcGGTCATTGCTATCTGGGAAGGccacatttattataatttgtttatgtgaagattgttttaagttcaattcaattaaaaattatttttctaaagcttaataaatgttgaaataaatagCTTTCAGTTATACTGTAATATTGAATGTCtagcattaattttttttattaaatttcatAGAGACATGAGCAGCAGTATTAGTGTCAGTGATTCTAGCCTTCATTCAgagatgccattaaacaaatatttaaaatatactgtcttaAAGTTGTTACTACATTCATTTAGAGaaactgtgaaattattacaatataaaaatatgaaaaactaTTTAATCACagttaattacaaaaaaaagtgattaattagttttatattaactaattatattaatatattcatATCATGAACTAactaactatatatatatatatatatatatatatatataaatatatatatatatatatatatatatataggcctatat
This genomic interval carries:
- the LOC137032429 gene encoding B-cell receptor CD22-like, whose product is MLVRMAPALPLIFLLMIHRVSSADWGVSYSPSHICALKDSSVIINCTYTYPTGYKIRRVFWSKTKNYKLDTEEFPDLSEDPEYSQRLQYLGDKQQICTIRLSHVTLNDSHMYYFRFITNKGKWIGKTGVTLSVTDLQVESPERVTEGDSVRLTCKSSCTLTDRATFIWYRNSQPLTERRDRNNELLLQSVRREDAGRYSCAVHGHNHISPAVQLSVMYPPKSVSVSISPSGEIVSGDSVTLNCSSDSNPPALNFSWFKGGTFVGSGRIYSISKISSDDSGEYKCRSINEHGEKYSDTVTLNVMYPPRNVSVLITGSGEIVSGDSVTLICSSDSNPPALNFSWFKENESSAVGSGQSFSALQSGRFYCQAHNQHGSQRSDAVTVTGVSSADWGVSYSPSHICALKNSSVIMNCTYTYPTGHQIKKAFWTKDFIRGVEPPDLLNDTEYSQRLQYLGDKQQNCTIRLSHVTLNDSHMYYFRIITDIDKWIGDPGVTLTVTDLQVESPERVTEGDSVRLTCKSSCTLTDRATFIWYRNSQPLTERRDRNNELLLQSVRREDAGRYSCAVHGHNHISPAVQINVMYPPRSVSVLINGSGEIVSGDSVTLICSSDSNPPALNFSWFKGGTFVGSGRIFSISKISSDDSGEYKCRSINEHGEKYSDNVTLNVMYPPRNVSVSIIQSGQIWAGDSVTLICSSDSNPPALNFSWFKENESSAVGSGQSFSALQSGRFYCQAHNQHGSQRSDAVTVTVHHGDGRNVIVIAATSGGLFFIIIIIIIILFIIKKRRSDETEDLAVKQVNHSDTPQRASVHDEPLSEPDSANDSLYASAKPKRFRGKTPESRDTEEIQYATVQHHRKKETKSEEENENQYDNIRVHQPDAAVRQSAVETVEDASVIYSSVK